aacgtaacaataggacttttgagggcgctcgcggtctagattgaacttttatctagcgctttcgactactgaaaacccccatctttgcattatcgagaaataagaggcggatcccgcatccttgcaatcctagaagcgagtctactcccttaagttCCTTTTTTCTGATACTGGAGGTGTGCGAGAATCCAAAAATGTCTGATTCTTGCACACCTCTGATACACCGCCTAAGCGAGAATGATTGTTTCAGTGCGTGAAAGAGGCAGGTTTACCGAGCGACGTGTTTCTAACGGTGATCAGAGTGACCGACAGTTTGGACGAGCTGACGGCGACGAAGAACATAGTGTGCAAGGAGATCGCTCATTTACGCTCGAAGGACTCTGGCGGCGAGGATAATTTATCCGTGAAGCAACAGCTGAACAGTCTACTGTACGTGAAGAAACTCTTGGAGACTAGGATTATCGGGATGCAAGAAGGTTTGGAGACGGAGAGCGACGGGATGGGAGCTAGGCCCGAGTGGAACAGGCTGCTGATGCCAGGTCAAAAGCTGGTAAACCTGCCGTTGGACGAGTTGCTGAAGAACAACATAGCTCTGAGCTATTTCATCGATTACATGACCTCCATAAACGCAGAATCGTACTTGTACTTCTACCTGAACATTTACGGGTGGAGGGTGTCCGCCGAGCAACAGATATCCGACATAGAGTTGCAGAAGCTGCACGCAGCTCAACAGGCAGGTTCAAGTTTCACAGGGTCGACGAAACGAAAGAACACGGACCTGGAGAACCTGAAGGAGGCAGCTACGAAGATATTCCAGCAATACCTAAGCGACAAGGCGTCGCCGAAGTTACAGCTGGACGATGGATTGGTAAAGATGTTGGTGCACAGAATTCGAACCGAGTTCGTCAAGGAGACGTGGTTCGATGAGCTGAGGCTCTGCTGCTACGAGAAGCTGAGAAACGAGGACCGGTTTCTGCCGGGTTTCAAGAGGTCGGTCGCCTACGTTCGTCTGCTTGCTGAACTAGATCTGTTAAAGGACCCGACTTCGGAGGAGGACTCTAAATCTCTTGATAGTATCAGTTTGTCGAGCACGAACAACGAGTTGGAGACTCTGGACGAGCTGTCGGAGATATACAAATCCGAAGAACCGAAGTCGAGCGACTTCAGCGACAGCAAATTCAGATCTGGCTCGTCTACTAGTCTAGCTAGCATGGCGGAGGCAAACGAGGCGAAACCATTAGACGAGGTTGATGCGGAGATCGCATTCAGAGCTGCGAAGAACATGAAGAGGGCAGCTAGCATCGACGCTGACCACCACGTGGCGGAGGGTAAGGATCTCTCGTTCTTTTTCGAGTCGAACGCGGATCAGTTCGTCAAGCTCGACGAGAACACGTACGATCGGAACGCGATCAAGAAGCTGCAGCAAGGTCGATTCGAGATCACTGCCAGGATCATCGAGACTGGGATCGTGAACGACCGGGGGAAAACCTATGGGATCTACGCGGTGGCCGTGACCAAGAACTATGATTCAGGGTACCAGGAGAAGTGGCACATCTATAGAAGGTACTCGGACTTCCACGATCTGTACCAGAAGATCAAGGAGAAATACTATGATCTAGCGAAGATACCATTCCCGGCGAAGAAGGCGTTTCACAATATGGAGAGGACCGTTTTGGAGAGAAGGATGGTAATGCTGAACGCCTGGTTGCACCAGCTGACCAAGCCAGCGGTTGTCGACGGTCATATGGGTCTTCAGAATCTGTTGTTGAACTTCTTGGAGCAGGGGGACTATGATAAAGGAGTAACTGGCGGACAGATATCCAGAACGGTAAGTACGGTGAACGAGGAATTGTTTTCACAACGCCAGACAGGGTCTTCGATGTTTTCTTTACTGCAGATAGACAGTCTGATGAACCCTCTGAAGACGTCCATGAAGACTGTGACCCAGGCAGTGAAGACCATGCCGGATAACATGTTGAACACGGTGGACGGCGTGATGGACAACATCAGTAAATTCTTTGGGAACCCGAAGAAGCCCAGCGGCTTTTACGAGAACACCAAAGTCGGCGCCGGTCTTGACACAGAGGTAGGGTATTTGTTGCCTGCGCTAGCGTATCGGAAGCTATTAATGTCTCTATTTCGCTGTTCAGACCGATGACAATATTCCGTTGCGTATAATGTTGCTGCTGATGGACGAGATCTTCGACTTGAAGGTGAGGAATCAATGGCTCAGACGACGGATTGTCACCCTGCTGAGGCAGATCATTCGAACTATGTTCGGGGACATAGTGAACCGTCGGATAGTGGAGTACGTCTCCCTGTTAACTAGTCCAGCTAAAGTTGCGGGGTACTTGAAGCTGTTCAAGtgagtatttcaaatattttatgaaatgcaTCCCGTTTCGGAAAGTCATGTATTTTCTGAACATTATACTGttctataattttaaataacaacGTGTTTACAAAGAATGATTACTCGATGGTTTCCCTTGCTCGCAGGAACAGCTACTGGCCCAACGGCGTGAAGGCAGAGAAGAGACCACCGCGTGACTCGGAGACGAAGGATAGGACTAGAGTGGCGGCGAAAGTCGCTCTACTGTCTTGCCTCTCCGACGAGTTGAAACATATCATAGGTAGCGACACGACCAGACGGGGTCTTCTGAGGGTGTTCGAATTGTTCCAGCGACCGGTGCTGAACAGACGGTTGTTGTACGTGCTGCTGGAGGGGATCGTCGAGATGCTATTCCCGGAGAACAATCTGGTAGAGATTTTTCGGAAGCTGTACGCGGTTTCGCCGAGGGTGCAGAACAGGGTGCACGCGAAAAAGTCTTAACGTCGATAGAGACTGTGCTCGCGAATCCTTTTCTCATGATGGTCAAAGAATCTCGTAATCGACACTCACACCTGTACACATCGCACCTGTTTATCCCGTTAACCGGGCGAACGATTACAATTCAATGGGAACTAAGAAATAAACAAGTGGAGAAAACCGGATTCAAGAAATACTGACAAACGATGCACAGAGTCTACACACAAATACATACATTATACACATAGTACACGTGTCTTCcccggttaacaggttaattTATATGTCCACgaggaaaattgtaaaaaatacgCAATCTTTGTTCGAAGTACATATTGTTACCTTCTTATAAGTACACCGCTTCAGACTGGCGATGTGATTATAGAGAACAGTGCGGCGCCGTTTTGTTCCCACTGTTTCGCCATTGGCTAGACTGAAGCGAGTCCACGCCTACCGTAGGCCGTAGCCCCACCGATGGTGGGGGATGAAGCGTGTTTATAAGCAGGGAATACTATGTACTATACTTCTCTGTATGATGTTTTCTCGCTTTCCCTCTGTCTTCGTGGAGAACGTTGGCATACGAAGCGGCGAGACGAACGCGTAATCTAACTGGGAACAAAATCGGAAGTCTTAGACTTTCGCGGCGACACCTTATTACTGTTTCTACACGTGTACATGTATATTCGATGATAAGTGGGAGAACATAGCGTTACCGAGCGAACTTGAGGTCTGACATCGGGCCACGATTCTGGAGGGCCGGCATTCATGTATTAACACAATCGGTGTCGATGATTTCTCGGGTCCTTTTCGAAAGCGTTCGCGACCGACCACGGCAGCTAATTCATTCGTTATATCGGCGCGAAGTTCCTCCCCCCAAAGGTGCGACAACACTAGCAAGTAGAATGTCTGACATTTTCTGCATGTGTCGCGAGTTAAGCTTGCTAATGTATTCGAACCACGATAAGCTTCAAGTTTGCTCGGTGAGAAGCTATAAATTCAGTGGCCAAATAATTTTTCTCGATATTACGTAGGGCAACGTGATAAAAATGACCTCTCGCGATTACCTCGTAGGGAACACACCTTTTTAAGGACTAAGCATTCCATTCGCATTTCACTAATGTACTTGTTCATCCGACTACCGGGGCGAATCCCTCGTTGTATGTACGCGCATTAGGAGGCGACAACACTTATATTCTCTATATACTTAATTCGTCGTCGGGATACAATTTCGTGCCATTCTCGCGCGGTGgcgattatatttatttattcgcaGCATTCTACGAatctcaatatacatatgtatatatattatgcgTATTCaagcgcgcgtgtgtgtgtatgcGCGCATGGCTATACCGTATGTACACACACAAGCTCGTGAATCTATTAATTTATCTTTGTCTCTGACCGGACAGTGTAAAATTGTTGTAAATGTACGACTTGTACATATTTAAAGTTGTTTCGATCGTGTTGAAGCGCCATATCTATCACGTTTACTTATTAAAgcaattgtttataaaaatccGTTGTGTCTATCGTCGTTGCAACTATTACCTCCCCCTTCTACCCTCTCTCTGTCCTTTCGGCTTTGTAGTTTGTACAATCAGAAGACAATAGTTCCTTCTGCTCGAGGAAAAGAAAGAATCATAAAGAATACATGTTCGACCGGGAACAAGAGCGGAAGTCCTCGAGTTCTTCAGGGGGTCCAGTGCCGACGGGGGCCCACGGGGTGCAAGACTTACAGCACCAATGGCCAGCGGCGGAGGAAcgtttaaaaaagaaagaaagaaggaaaaaaaaacgataattGCTCTGAATCGGTCGGGCGCACCGCTCGCGCGCCACCGATAAAAAGCAACGcgagagaggggggagagacACCATGGGCAAACGAGGAAGAGGGAACATGGGGACACGAACAGAGTGAACAGAGCGGGCAAAAACAAAAGGGGTTTATTACCGTGGTTGGCCGAAGAGTGGCGCAAAGATTAGGGGGGAGAGTACGGGACATTAAGTGAAAAGAAGCGTGGGGGGGAAGGGGGCCCGCGCGAGACGGGGGAACGAGGGTACAAGAGCACACACGTCtcatcgctgttccgcgtctcGGGGAGACATTTTGCTTCGGCAAAAAGCCGTCGAACACGAGAAGAGGGGGTTCGATGGGGGCGGGGGATTTCTGAGGGCTTCGTGGGAAGGGGGACGCGAAAGCAGATCCAAGGATTTCGGAGGCTCTTCGATCGGGGCTAGTTTAGAATGCTCCGGTAGGATCGAATTGCATGGAATTAATTGCCCGTTACAAGGAATCATCGCTCTCCAATGTTGCTTGAGAATGATGCTGCGCCCCATCAACGAGCTGGCAATTTCGCCATTCATCAGACAATAAATTCGCAATAATTTGGAGCACATATGGAGCTGACGGTTTGCAATCGTAGAAGCTCGCAATCGAGATTATTCTACCGCATTAGCACCGCGGATACTCTTTGCTATCTGTTGCTGGCATACATTATTTTTTACTTGATAAAAATCTCACACATGTGCTCCGAATATCAATAAATGTTCGCGAAAAATCCCGATGCAAAAGGTTCGATAGTTTTTCTGGAAAAAAATCCGAGAAATGCAAAACAGAATACCCCCGTCGTTAACCGGGTCTCTGGAGGCCTCGCGCCGGCTGGCAATTAGCGCGGGTTACAGTAACCTTTTAAACGGAAAACTGAACTCAGGTTCGAATTTGGGCCGAGCAATCTACGAGAGATCGGGTACCGGGCGGTGAGCGTGCGCGTTTTGAAAAGGGGGGTTCGTCGGCTGCCCGGCCCCTGGGCTTTTCTGTGTTGGGGGACACAGTGGCAGCGGGCGTACGCGCGTCAGCAGCCAACTACCAAGCAGaatgaacgagagagagagagagagagagagagcgaggagcATACAGgctgaacgaacgaacgaacgaatagCGTACTAAACGAAAGAAAATCGATATGCATGATTCACGCACGCTATAGAGAGACGCGAGGCGACGCGCGTTGTGTGGGGAACAGGGAACCGAGAGAGGGCTAAGGGTAGGGGTACACGAAGGCTAGGGGTGGGTAGAGGGACCCGGTGAAAGGAGCGGCGAGGGGAGAGGGGAAAAGAGCCAGAAACTGGGGGGGAAAGacgaagaagagagagaaaagataaACGGATGGGAACGAGACAGGGTGACACCATCGGAAGGGAGTCGAAGAGAGAGGGGAAGAAGCGAAGGTAGAGCAACCACTCTTCTCTCCCCTCGATTCTCTCCCTTTTGCGCGAACCAAAAGGGGGACGGAGAGTTGTGCTCTGCTCTATGCGCGCGATGAGCGGGCACACACGTAATTCTATACAAGCGCACGTTGGAGGGGTATTCTTACAATGCTACCCCCTCGGTCACTCGATCAGTCGTGTCCGAAGTGCCATGCGGTTGGAAaccgatgcgatgcgatgcaaTGCGTTGCGCCGGGCAGACCGATTCTCTCTCGCCGTCGTCCTTCGACTTCGAATCTACACTAACCGACCGGCCGGCCGCGAAACCGATCGAATTCGTGCACGGAGAAAAACGGGGACAAGTTCGCGAGCCGGAAACATGTTCGCGGCAGCTTAGAAGTCAGTGGAACACGCCGCGAGGGCGAGAGCCCACCCCTCCGGTTCTCGTCTACGGGATTTGAACGACGCGTTTTACCCGCGCCGAATCGACGCGTCGCGACTTCCAGTGCGCCGCTACTTTCGAACGAAGATTCCAGTGACGATGAGGATGATGAGACTGCTGCTACCGTTGCTGCTCCTGCCGGTGATCATGACGACGTTGATGATTAACACGATGATGAACGAACCGGTGGTGTCTAAGCGACgagtgttctctctctctctttcttgcgTTGTATTGTAGAGAAACGTTGTATTGTCAGAGGAATGCTTGTAATCGTACAGGTAACGGTCCGTATACAGAGGATAAGCTTCTCTCCGAGATCAGACAAGAGATCATTCTAGCTCCTGTAAAAATATCAATGGTGAACCGTGGGGGAATGATTAAAGCGTTAGAAATTGAGAAGcggacagcagattttatgcattgttACGAGAATGAGTAGATCGTTGTATCATTCTCCGCTCGCTGAAGTTagttaaaaaagaaacgaataTCTACGTAGCTTCTGTATCTTGAAATcgatgcggacaatttttattttgcataaaaatccgcagtctattggcAAGCAATCGAATAATTAGGTGAATCAGTGATTAGATAGGTAATTGGTTTCGCCCCGTTTCCTTTCGGGCTCACGGGGATTTCGATGCTAGGAACGCGAGACtaggcgtcgcgacgcgggcTGGTCCGCGTCTATTCgtgctttctctctccctctctctctctctctctctcactcttgcATCCAGATGTGTATTACGCTTGGCTTCTGAGAAAAGCAGTCGCGCTAACTATCAACGCGATTGTTCGTCAATTGATAAAGGGATACTCACTGGAACAGAAAAAGAACCGAGAGTTCAACACAGAGACCAGTGCTGTAGCCGTGGAAAAAGCACGTTGAAATCGAtgataaaatccgccgtctagttGTGACGATCCTTTTTAAGCAAGTCAATAGCGTCGGTCAACGCGTTGACCGGCTTCTCTTTAAAAATTCGAGGTATGAATGCTCGCGAGGTATCTGATAACTTTAATCGCGGTATCGCGGGATAGGAATTTTCAAAGCACACCGAGAGCCACACGTTTATCGGCCGATTTTTCCGTGTACGTGGTCGCGCGCGGATCGACGCGTAACGCAAGCGGACGAAACGAGAAAACGATGCCGGGTTGCGGTCAGCTGGGTCTCGCTTCGAAACAGGATACGCCTGGGACTTAAAATGAAGAAACGCGGCAGATAGAAGCTAGGAGAGAGACGCGATCGAGCTGCGTGATCGTCGCCAATCGATTCGATACCGGGTGACGCGGCCAAACGATCTACGTCGCCAGAAATGAGATCGTTGCTCCTGCCGGAGGCTGATCGTCTTCTCTTCCGTATGCCGATGATCCTGATCCTTCGGTGAAACTAGCCGTCCCCAAAATTGTTCACCTACGAATAAATAACACGATTAAGTATTTAGTTGTACAGTAAGCTAAGTAGAGGTTTTTTAGTAGAGTTTATTTTCACAATGCCTCGTCGAACGGTTTGTAGGTCAAAATTTGGTCCAGGGGCATTTTTGATCATCTTAATACCGTTCGCGACGGAATGATAATAGGAAAAGCTGTCCGGGAAGCCGGAAGGGCGTCGTTGATGATGACCGATGAAAATGTGAGGTCATCGGTGGAAACACCTGCTTGTGGCGCAGGGAAATAGCATCTGCCTAGGTCGACTGTTCTATTTCCAGCTGCGTTTCCCGTCGGGAAGCcgatttgaaattacaatgtatCCTAGGGGATGATACCGATCTCCGCTGCTCGGTGTAAGATGTGTAAGCGATGCTCGACAGCTTCTGCTTCTCGCATCTGTTGCGGGACTAACGTCGAAATCGACACCGGTGCCTGCGTGCGTCGAGTCCGCGAGACGCGTCGTTCTCGCGAGGGCAACAGAGGTATCAGTATCGTTTAAAGGGACTCAAAAACATGATACACGCGGACGGATTAGCTTACTTCGCCGCGCCACCAAAGAGAGTCTCCTGTCGCGTCACGCAGAGACAACTAGACTGGTTTATCCTAGTTCTTCTTGGTCCGCGAAGGTCGTTGCACCTCGGGGAGCACACCGCGTCGCGCTCTGCTCCCGT
This window of the Lasioglossum baleicum chromosome 20, iyLasBale1, whole genome shotgun sequence genome carries:
- the LOC143218735 gene encoding sorting nexin-13 isoform X1, whose translation is MRGCLSDNSKMNVPLYGLFGVVTALFVYLIGIGTIAKLFICLIAIILGTITCVFRTYGPNLDEVITSEREDLNKKTEKLRQYILELSKKKLNLTLDKRITGSRVIDDSLQEILDFVIRDYVEPWYSIVTDDEEFIYSVRDTAQKIAINIANRVKGVDWIPYLTTRLVDDAASHVRLYRQARARMKQLRTRKLQKGSASSSTSGGTPKRTPTHRRNKSETDVSWYSQSKFYIPNLSSLTEPIETEEEKEDESLEKIFFDLEVQMENNLICRDLVCTDTTQELEFLGEISEILLYLVLPKGDFDCLTVRFILRELLVNVIIRPLLDLFSDPDYINQACLWLCVKEAGLPSDVFLTVIRVTDSLDELTATKNIVCKEIAHLRSKDSGGEDNLSVKQQLNSLLYVKKLLETRIIGMQEGLETESDGMGARPEWNRLLMPGQKLVNLPLDELLKNNIALSYFIDYMTSINAESYLYFYLNIYGWRVSAEQQISDIELQKLHAAQQAGSSFTGSTKRKNTDLENLKEAATKIFQQYLSDKASPKLQLDDGLVKMLVHRIRTEFVKETWFDELRLCCYEKLRNEDRFLPGFKRSVAYVRLLAELDLLKDPTSEEDSKSLDSISLSSTNNELETLDELSEIYKSEEPKSSDFSDSKFRSGSSTSLASMAEANEAKPLDEVDAEIAFRAAKNMKRAASIDADHHVAEGKDLSFFFESNADQFVKLDENTYDRNAIKKLQQGRFEITARIIETGIVNDRGKTYGIYAVAVTKNYDSGYQEKWHIYRRYSDFHDLYQKIKEKYYDLAKIPFPAKKAFHNMERTVLERRMVMLNAWLHQLTKPAVVDGHMGLQNLLLNFLEQGDYDKGVTGGQISRTVSTVNEELFSQRQTGSSMFSLLQIDSLMNPLKTSMKTVTQAVKTMPDNMLNTVDGVMDNISKFFGNPKKPSGFYENTKVGAGLDTETDDNIPLRIMLLLMDEIFDLKVRNQWLRRRIVTLLRQIIRTMFGDIVNRRIVEYVSLLTSPAKVAGYLKLFKNSYWPNGVKAEKRPPRDSETKDRTRVAAKVALLSCLSDELKHIIGSDTTRRGLLRVFELFQRPVLNRRLLYVLLEGIVEMLFPENNLVEIFRKLYAVSPRVQNRVHAKKS
- the LOC143218735 gene encoding sorting nexin-13 isoform X3, with the translated sequence MRGCLSDNSKMNVPLYGLFGVVTALFVYLIGIGTIAKLFICLIAIILGTITCVFRTYGPNLDEVITSEREDLNKKTEKLRQYILELSKKKLNLTLDKRITGSRVIDDSLQEILDFVIRDYVEPWYSIVTDDEEFIYSVRDTAQKIAINIANRVKGVDWIPYLTTRLVDDAASHVRLYRQARARMKQLRTRKLQKGSASSSTSGGTPKRTPTHRRNKSETDVSWYSQSKFYIPNLSSLTEPIETEEEKEDESLEKIFFDLEVQMENNLICRDLVCTDTTQELEFLGEISEILLYLVLPKGDFDCLTVRFILRELLVNVIIRPLLDLFSDPDYINQACLWLCVKEAGLPSDVFLTVIRVTDSLDELTATKNIVCKEIAHLRSKDSGGEDNLSVKQQLNSLLYVKKLLETRIIGMQEGLETESDGMGARPEWNRLLMPGQKLVNLPLDELLKNNIALSYFIDYMTSINAESYLYFYLNIYGWRVSAEQQISDIELQKLHAAQQAGSSFTGSTKRKNTDLENLKEAATKIFQQYLSDKASPKLQLDDGLVKMLVHRIRTEFVKETWFDELRLCCYEKLRNEDRFLPGFKRSVAYVRLLAELDLLKDPTSEEDSKSLDSISLSSTNNELETLDELSEIYKSEEPKSSDFSDSKFRSGSSTSLASMAEANEAKPLDEVDAEIAFRAAKNMKRAASIDADHHVAEGKDLSFFFESNADQFVKLDENTYDRNAIKKLQQGRFEITARIIETGIVNDRGKTYGIYAVAVTKNYDSGYQEKWHIYRRYSDFHDLYQKIKEKYYDLAKIPFPAKKAFHNMERTVLERRMVMLNAWLHQLTKPAVVDGHMGLQNLLLNFLEQGDYDKGVTGGQISRTIDSLMNPLKTSMKTVTQAVKTMPDNMLNTVDGVMDNISKFFGNPKKPSGFYENTKVGAGLDTETDDNIPLRIMLLLMDEIFDLKVRNQWLRRRIVTLLRQIIRTMFGDIVNRRIVEYVSLLTSPAKVAGYLKLFKNSYWPNGVKAEKRPPRDSETKDRTRVAAKVALLSCLSDELKHIIGSDTTRRGLLRVFELFQRPVLNRRLLYVLLEGIVEMLFPENNLVEIFRKLYAVSPRVQNRVHAKKS
- the LOC143218735 gene encoding sorting nexin-13 isoform X2 — encoded protein: MNVPLYGLFGVVTALFVYLIGIGTIAKLFICLIAIILGTITCVFRTYGPNLDEVITSEREDLNKKTEKLRQYILELSKKKLNLTLDKRITGSRVIDDSLQEILDFVIRDYVEPWYSIVTDDEEFIYSVRDTAQKIAINIANRVKGVDWIPYLTTRLVDDAASHVRLYRQARARMKQLRTRKLQKGSASSSTSGGTPKRTPTHRRNKSETDVSWYSQSKFYIPNLSSLTEPIETEEEKEDESLEKIFFDLEVQMENNLICRDLVCTDTTQELEFLGEISEILLYLVLPKGDFDCLTVRFILRELLVNVIIRPLLDLFSDPDYINQACLWLCVKEAGLPSDVFLTVIRVTDSLDELTATKNIVCKEIAHLRSKDSGGEDNLSVKQQLNSLLYVKKLLETRIIGMQEGLETESDGMGARPEWNRLLMPGQKLVNLPLDELLKNNIALSYFIDYMTSINAESYLYFYLNIYGWRVSAEQQISDIELQKLHAAQQAGSSFTGSTKRKNTDLENLKEAATKIFQQYLSDKASPKLQLDDGLVKMLVHRIRTEFVKETWFDELRLCCYEKLRNEDRFLPGFKRSVAYVRLLAELDLLKDPTSEEDSKSLDSISLSSTNNELETLDELSEIYKSEEPKSSDFSDSKFRSGSSTSLASMAEANEAKPLDEVDAEIAFRAAKNMKRAASIDADHHVAEGKDLSFFFESNADQFVKLDENTYDRNAIKKLQQGRFEITARIIETGIVNDRGKTYGIYAVAVTKNYDSGYQEKWHIYRRYSDFHDLYQKIKEKYYDLAKIPFPAKKAFHNMERTVLERRMVMLNAWLHQLTKPAVVDGHMGLQNLLLNFLEQGDYDKGVTGGQISRTVSTVNEELFSQRQTGSSMFSLLQIDSLMNPLKTSMKTVTQAVKTMPDNMLNTVDGVMDNISKFFGNPKKPSGFYENTKVGAGLDTETDDNIPLRIMLLLMDEIFDLKVRNQWLRRRIVTLLRQIIRTMFGDIVNRRIVEYVSLLTSPAKVAGYLKLFKNSYWPNGVKAEKRPPRDSETKDRTRVAAKVALLSCLSDELKHIIGSDTTRRGLLRVFELFQRPVLNRRLLYVLLEGIVEMLFPENNLVEIFRKLYAVSPRVQNRVHAKKS